Proteins found in one Xenopus laevis strain J_2021 chromosome 1L, Xenopus_laevis_v10.1, whole genome shotgun sequence genomic segment:
- the wdr18.L gene encoding WD repeat-containing protein 18 isoform X1, with translation MAAPLELVLSADAAGQVANCTVWEPVTGSVLLTYRGGNTSHRGLAVLGGQYLLGGQLGKNYINVWELQRRDQLQQKIVCPGPVNCLSASPNGLYLVAGIAESIYLWEVSTGHLLAILNSHYQDVTCLTFTDDSSHIISGAKDSLVLVWGLYSVLQVETSRGPEPRYVWSRHSLPITDVQCGIGGPQARVATSSLDQTIKLWDICSGDLLVSVLFDVRITSVAFDPAEYHLFCGGSDGVIYQVDLYTTPEQRERPFHPEQEMVFKGHRNQVTCLSVSLDGSMLISGSHDETVCVWDIQSKQSLRSVPHRGPVTNVFIIAAPSNMLRAESKPSFPLPHFSKHLQGAEGCEGPESGGVILRLGKQQGSKENTYLQRADQLQSLLGESEGKNLSGLVEQLRSRTSELEEELNVAQECNLLTKRPKGKCNPHIKEPQRLKGCGSKNFLSQPVARSY, from the exons ATGGCGGCGCCCTTGGAGCTAGTGCTTAGCGCTGACGCTGCAGGACAAGTTGCGAACTGCACGGTTTGGGAGCCGGTGACAGGCTCTGTGCTTCTGACTTATAGAGGGGGTAATACTTCACATCGGGGATTGGCTGTACTCGGCGGTCAGTACTTGCTGGGCGGACAGCTTGGAAAGAACTACATCAATGTGTGGGAACTGCAGAGAAGG GACCAGCTGCAGCAGAAGATTGTATGCCCAGGTCCTGTTAACTGCTTGTCTGCTTCTCCCAATGGACTTTACCTAGTGGCTGGCATTGCAGAAAGTATTTACCTTTGGGAG GTCTCCACTGGACACCTCCTTGCTATACTAAACAGTCATTACCAAGATGTCACGTGCTTGACTTTCACAGATGACAGCAGTCATATCATATCTGGAGCCAAGGACAGCTTAGTTCTGGTGTGGGGTCTTTACAG TGTTTTGCAGGTGGAGACTTCCCGAGGGCCTGAACCTCGCTATGTATGGTCTCGTCACAGCTTACCTATCACAGATGTGCAATGTGGTATCGGAGGTCCACAGGCCCGAGTAGCCACATCTTCTCTAGATCAGACGATCAAG CTGTGGGACATTTGTTCAGGTGACCTTCTGGTCTCTGTCCTCTTTGATGTTCGGATCACGTCGGTGGCATTTGATCCGGCTGAATATCATCTGTTCTGTGGGGGCAGCGATGGCGTTATATACCAAGTTGACCTTTACACTACG CCAGAGCAGAGAGAACGGCCATTCCATCCCGAGCAGGAGATGGTGTTTAAAGGACACAG GAACCAGGTTACATGCTTGTCCGTGTCTCTGGATGGGAGCATGCTGATCTCTGGCTCTCATGATGAAACTGTCTGTGTTTGGGACATTCAAAGCAAGCAGAGTCTGCGTTCTGTCCCCCATAGAg ggCCTGtgacaaatgtatttataatagcTGCTCCAAGTAACATGTTGCGAGCAGAAAGTAAGCCAAGCTTCCCTCTACCACACTTCAGCAAACACCTGCAGGGGGCTGAGGGGTGTGAGGGTCCAGAGAGCGGGGGGGTGATCCTGCGACTTGGGAAGCAGCAG GGATCTAAGGAGAACACATACCTGCAGAGAGCAGATCAGTTGCAGTCCCTCCTTGGTGAAAGTGAGGGCAAG AACCTTTCAGGACTAGTTGAACAGCTTCGCTCTAGAACCTCAGAGCTGGAAGAGGAACTTAATGTG GCTCAGGAGTGCAACTTGCTGACCAAGAGGCCCAAGGGAAAATGCAATCCTCATATTAAA GAACCTCAGAGATTGAAGGGCTGCGGATCCAAGAACTTTCTGTCACAACCAGTGGCCAGATCATACTGA
- the wdr18.L gene encoding WD repeat-containing protein 18 isoform X2, producing MAAPLELVLSADAAGQVANCTVWEPVTGSVLLTYRGGNTSHRGLAVLGGQYLLGGQLGKNYINVWELQRRDQLQQKIVCPGPVNCLSASPNGLYLVAGIAESIYLWEVSTGHLLAILNSHYQDVTCLTFTDDSSHIISGAKDSLVLVWGLYSVLQVETSRGPEPRYVWSRHSLPITDVQCGIGGPQARVATSSLDQTIKLWDICSGDLLVSVLFDVRITSVAFDPAEYHLFCGGSDGVIYQVDLYTTPEQRERPFHPEQEMVFKGHRNQVTCLSVSLDGSMLISGSHDETVCVWDIQSKQSLRSVPHRGPVTNVFIIAAPSNMLRAESKPSFPLPHFSKHLQGAEGCEGPESGGVILRLGKQQGSKENTYLQRADQLQSLLGESEGKNLSGLVEQLRSRTSELEEELNVVRKINKDLFDFSARIITKQ from the exons ATGGCGGCGCCCTTGGAGCTAGTGCTTAGCGCTGACGCTGCAGGACAAGTTGCGAACTGCACGGTTTGGGAGCCGGTGACAGGCTCTGTGCTTCTGACTTATAGAGGGGGTAATACTTCACATCGGGGATTGGCTGTACTCGGCGGTCAGTACTTGCTGGGCGGACAGCTTGGAAAGAACTACATCAATGTGTGGGAACTGCAGAGAAGG GACCAGCTGCAGCAGAAGATTGTATGCCCAGGTCCTGTTAACTGCTTGTCTGCTTCTCCCAATGGACTTTACCTAGTGGCTGGCATTGCAGAAAGTATTTACCTTTGGGAG GTCTCCACTGGACACCTCCTTGCTATACTAAACAGTCATTACCAAGATGTCACGTGCTTGACTTTCACAGATGACAGCAGTCATATCATATCTGGAGCCAAGGACAGCTTAGTTCTGGTGTGGGGTCTTTACAG TGTTTTGCAGGTGGAGACTTCCCGAGGGCCTGAACCTCGCTATGTATGGTCTCGTCACAGCTTACCTATCACAGATGTGCAATGTGGTATCGGAGGTCCACAGGCCCGAGTAGCCACATCTTCTCTAGATCAGACGATCAAG CTGTGGGACATTTGTTCAGGTGACCTTCTGGTCTCTGTCCTCTTTGATGTTCGGATCACGTCGGTGGCATTTGATCCGGCTGAATATCATCTGTTCTGTGGGGGCAGCGATGGCGTTATATACCAAGTTGACCTTTACACTACG CCAGAGCAGAGAGAACGGCCATTCCATCCCGAGCAGGAGATGGTGTTTAAAGGACACAG GAACCAGGTTACATGCTTGTCCGTGTCTCTGGATGGGAGCATGCTGATCTCTGGCTCTCATGATGAAACTGTCTGTGTTTGGGACATTCAAAGCAAGCAGAGTCTGCGTTCTGTCCCCCATAGAg ggCCTGtgacaaatgtatttataatagcTGCTCCAAGTAACATGTTGCGAGCAGAAAGTAAGCCAAGCTTCCCTCTACCACACTTCAGCAAACACCTGCAGGGGGCTGAGGGGTGTGAGGGTCCAGAGAGCGGGGGGGTGATCCTGCGACTTGGGAAGCAGCAG GGATCTAAGGAGAACACATACCTGCAGAGAGCAGATCAGTTGCAGTCCCTCCTTGGTGAAAGTGAGGGCAAG AACCTTTCAGGACTAGTTGAACAGCTTCGCTCTAGAACCTCAGAGCTGGAAGAGGAACTTAATGTGGTACGAAAAATCAACAAGGATCTCTTTGACTTTTCAGCCAGAATTATCACTAAACAATGA